A window of Zestosphaera sp. genomic DNA:
GTAATGATTGTTGAAGGAAACTACTATGATATGTGTGAGTTGGAGACTCCTTTACTAGGCATATTAAGGCACTACACTTCAGTAGCGACTAAAGCTGCGAGATTTAAGAGATTAGCTCCGCAAAAAACTTTCCTCTACTTCGGGTTAAGGAGCGCGCATCCCGCAATACACCCCATGCTTGACAGGGCCGCCTACATAGGCGGGATGGACGGGGTTTCAGGAGCTTTCAACATGGAGACCCTCGGTGTAAGACCCTCGGGAACTATGCCTCACGCGCTAATCCTAGTATTCGATGATGAGGAATCTGCGTGGAGAGCTTTTGATGAAGTAGTAGAGCCTGACGTACCTAGAATAGCCCTGATAGACACCTACCACGACGAAAGATTCGCCACACTTGAGGCGATTAAGAGTCTTGGTGACAAACTATTTGGAGTGAGGATTGATACTCCTCGAAGCAGGAGGGGAGACATAAGAGCCATAGTAGAGGAGATAAGATGGACGCTGAAACTCATAGGTAAAGAACACGTGAAGATATACGTTAGCGGAGGACTTAACGAGAAGACCATCAAAGAATTGAAAGAATTAGTTGACGGCTTCGGTGTAGGAACTTCAATAACTTTCCCACCCTCAATAGACTTAAGCATGGACATAGTAGAGAAATATCGTGACGGTGTGTGGGTACCTCACACAAAGAAAGGTAAGTGGCCGGGAGCTAAGAAGGTGTGGAGGTGCGGCACACTAGACTACGAGATAACACCGTTCGACAAAGAGCCTCAGAGATGCAGGGAAGAACTAATGATGATGTGGTTACGTGAAGGCAAACTAGTAAGGGAGTTGCCGAATCCGTCTGAGATCAGGAGTTATGTCTTAAAACAACTTGAAGTAGCTCCAGAACCTGAAGTAGACGAACCTAGATAGAGCTAAAGTCACTCACTCACGTCTTCTGGCCTGTAAGTTCTGATAGGTTTTAAATTATAGCGACTTAACAACTTCATCACGTGAGGGTACGTAAGAACGTACTCCCAGTCCACGTCAGTGGCTAGCCTATCATCTATGGATGAAAGTGTGGTGACGAACCTAGCAATATTTTCATCTGGTGAGAAACCCACCATCGCAGCAACACCGAAGTCACGGCCTGGTACTAACCCATAGTTCAGGAGATTTCTCAAAGCCTGTACTTGTAGCTCAAAACCTCTCGGTGTAGCGCCTGTTAATTTAGTGAATTCCTGTGGGTTAGTGCCCTTGAAAGACACTCTAACATATATGTTGCTGAACCTAGATAACTCTTTAGCGTAAGTAGGGTCGGCTCCAAGCAATATGCCGTTAGTCTCTACTATGAAAACAAACCCGGAAGTTTCAGATAGCTTCAGGATTTCTAGCAAGTGTTCTCTCGCGATAGTTGGTTCCCCGCCAGTCAGTCTCAAGTATTTATAGCCTCTCTTGAAAGCTATCTCGTTCAATCTTTTGAAGACTTCCTCCGGACTCAAGAAAAAGCCTAAGTCGTGCCTATCTCTGAAGTACCAAGCCCAGCAGAACCTACACCTCAGATTACATCCTATCACGTCTGCTGAAGCAATCCCCCCGTACCACCTACCACCTCTAAACCTGAAGTACTTCCTCTCTACAACTCCCTTTGACGCTCTAGTAACTAAAGACTCAACACTTTTTGAGAGTTCTAGAGGGTCGTAGAGTCGTTCTTCAACCCCCATAAAGTTCTTTCCTCCTAGCTTCAAGAAGCTCTGGCTCCCTCCCCATAAACTCGGCTGCCGTGACTAACTTAGTCTTCCCGAGATAAGGTTTTAGCGACTCATAAAACTTAGTGTAATTTAAATCTCTAAGCAAGTGATGATCGATAACCAGGTATTCGGGCATGCTTAGAGATAAATACTTTATCAACTCACGTAAGGCAATCTCAGGGTCACTAACTTCTTTCTTAACACCGAAAAGGTATGTGGGTGGCCCATCAACTATGACTAAGTCAGCAGGATTATCTATCATGAAGTTCACGGCATCTTCATTGACCGGTCCCTCAACATCTGAAGTAAAAAGAACTTTTTTGTCACTGTCTCTTACTAAAACCTGGATAACGTAACCTAGCTTAGGAGTGGGTCCGTGCGGGGTAGGGTGAGAGACCTTAACGATAGTGTTTCCATAAACGTACGTGCTTGAGTCAGCTATTTTAACTTCTTTAGTGAGTCCGCTAATTCTCTTAAGAAACTTAGCGGCTCTAATACGTTGCGATACGTTAATGTGTTTTTTAGGGTCTTTAATAAGGACTATTTTATTCTTGTATATGTCGACAGGGACTAAATCTCCTAAGTCATGGTGATCGTAGTGGTAGTGAGTCACTACTATTATTTCTGACTCATAAGCTCTTGAAGTAATCTTAGTAGCTACTTCGTTAAGCCTCCTCAACTCGACCTCGTGAGGAGGTAACCCGTACCTGACAGGCGCTATCGAGACAGCCGGGTCTATAAAAATAGTAGCGTCTGTGGTTTCAAGAAATGTCGCCATCGATCTTATGCCAAAACTATCGAAACCGACTAACTCAGCTCTCGTCAGAGAACACCGTCAAGAGATTCTCAGACACTTCCTTCAAGAGCTTCCTTAAGAAATCTTTGCGGAATAGGTTCTCTCTCCTTAATAACGTCAAGTATTATCGCGGGATAAACCGCCACTACTCCGGGAATCCTTCTCAAGTCCTCAACTACCTTAGTTAACTCTTCAGAATTCTTAGCCCATATCTCAACTAGTAAGTTGTGGTCTCCGGAAGACAATGCTACGAAGGTCACGTCATCTCTGTCTTTAATTAATTTAATCACGTCAAGTATCTTATCAGGTAGCGTGTTAAGCCCTACTAAAGCTATTATGTCGTAACCGAGTTTCTTATTGTTTGATATGTAGGTGTATTTCTTTATGATACCGTTTTCTTCAAGCTTTACAAGCCTCCTCTTAACAGCAACGTCAGAAATTGAGAGGACTTTAGCTATTTTAGTTATAGGTATTCTAGCGTTAGTACTCAGTTCTCGCAGAATTATTACGTCTTTCTTATTTGTCGAGTTCTCACGCATTCTATCACCCTTAAAAATTTAAGGGGTTGAGGTTAATATTCTCAAATGAAGATTCAATCAAGAAGCGCCGTTCTAGCAGATATCTTGAAGTGATTGCTTAGTTTTTATTATTGAATTGTATATGGATCTTTAACCGAATAGTGACGAAATACCTTCAGCTATTTCCTCTTCGCTTACTTCCTTCTTTTCTTCCTCCTCAGCTTTAGCCGGAGTTGGTTGTGCTTGTTGAGGTGCGGGAGCAGCTGCCTGAACAGTTACTGGCGTGACCGGCACTGCTGGAGCCATAGAAGCTTGCTTCAACACTTCATCGATGTTTATTTCTTTGAGAGCAGCTACTAACATCTTGACGCGCACATCATCTGCTCTTATCCCGGCTGCTTCCAGGACCCTCCTAAGATTTTCTTCGTTTACTTCTTTACCGGCTGTATGCAAGAGCAGGGATGCATACACGTACTCCACACTTCTCCACCTCTTGATAGATGGATAAGAGATTTTTAAGCATTTCTTAAGAGTCTTTCGCGTGTCTTGTAGTAGTTTATGAGGGCGGCAACAGATGAGGCCGCTCTCTCAGGCATTGGGTAAGACGGTATACCGGCATTATTTAGTTTCTGTATAGCCCAATAGACTTCCTCACCACCTATGAAAGAAGTTATTAGAGGTTTGGGCAAGCCACCCAACTCTTTAACCCTCTTAATGAGTTCACCAGCTATTATTGTAGGGTCTGTTACTGCCGTCTGACAATATACTGCTAAAACGACTCCCACCTTATCATCTAGTAATGACGACATAACAGCGTCTACGTAGCCTTCATTAGATATCATCCCCGTAACATCTATCGGATTACCTAGTGAAGCAAAGCCAGGTAGTTTAGGCTTAAGCACGTTTACTAGAGTCTCAGGGGGTGGAGACAACTGTACTCCGTTCACAGAGAGAGTGTCAGTTACTATCACTCCAGCACCACCGCCGTTAGTAACTACTACTAGTTCACCTCCCTTATACTCAGGAGAGTAAGAGAATGTTCTTGCCCAATCAAAAGCTTCCTCAACACTCCTAGCTTCAAGTATGCCTGTCTGCTTGAAGACAGTAGAGTAGATAAGGACGTTGCCAGCTAGCGAGCCCGTGTGTGAAGCAACTGCTTTAGCTCCAACTTCAGTCTTGCCAGCCTTGATGACTATTATCGGTTTCGAGAGAGATACTCTACGCGCTACCTCAATAAATCTCTTACCGTCTTTAACGCCCTCAAGGTATATCAAGATTACCTTAGTAGCCTCATCTTTAATAAGATATTCTAGGAGGTCAGCATCATCTATGTCTGCTTTATTCCCTATACTAACTATCGCGGAAACACCTATCCTCTCCACTATCGTCATTCCCATGAGAGCTATCCCTAGAGCTCCAGACTGAGTCAAGAACGCTATGTGACCAGGTATCACGTCCTTAGGACCGAATGAAGCGTTTATTCTAGCAGGCGTATACACGACACCGAAAATATTAGGTCCTAAGACGCGCATGCCGTACTTCCTAGCTTTAGACACAACCTCCTCCTCAAGATCGTGCCTCCCAACTTCTTTAAAGCCTGAAGATATGACTACTGCCACCTTAGCTCCCTTCTTACCAGCCTCTTCTATAACGTCAGGAACCATGTGAGCCGGGACAGACACAACCACCATATCTATACTGTCCGGTATTGAGGAAATACTAGGATATACTTTAAAACCGAGTATCTCCTTAGCCTGCGGGTTTACAGGATATACCTTACCACCATAGCCGTATTCCTTAATATTCCTTAAAATCTCGTACCCGATCTTACCAGGCTGTCGCGATGCCCCGACTACCGCTATAGACCCCGGCTTAAACAAGGTTTCCAGTACACTCATGATGTTCCCCTATAAAACTCAAATTAAGGTTTAAATAATCTCAGGTCAATTCAGACACAAAACTCACAAACGTTCCAGATAGTAACAGTTTCACGTATCTAGTACTTGCCTAAACTTCCTCACTTACGAGATATCAACGTAGCTAGGGATTCCCCAATAGTTTAAGTTTCTGTTCTTTTATTCTCGACTACTTCAACAACATTTCCACGAATAATTTGTCAAGCTCCTTGCCAGATGGAGCCACTAAATCCTCATGTCCTGAAAATTCGTCAAATTCTATCTTAATGTACGGTATCGAGAGTCTTCGAAGAGCTTCTGAATCTACTTCCGGCACGTGAATTATGCTTACATCATCGAATAAGTGTTTAATCTGAGAAACTCTCTTTAATACTGCATTACTTTTTTCGTCATAACCTAGGAACACTACTAAACGCTTCATTAGACACCCCATAAAAGCTCTAGTTAACTCTATAATCTTAAAAACGTAAAGCCTAGATATTATGTTGATGACTTCACACCTTATACCGGGCTTCAATGCTCTCATGAGTCTTGAGTAGTGCCCGAGCCTGACAGAACGAAGCCCTCACTCACGTTCACGCACTTGTTTAACTAGTGACGCGCGAATAAAGAGTAAAGTATTTTTTGCTCTGTAAACTAGACACAGAAAGGTGGGAAGATCGAGACTAGAGTGCTTAAGGTAGACCCTATAAATCCAGACAAAGAAGTAATTAGCGAAGCTGTCGAGGTTCTCAGAGAAGGAGGTCTAGTAGCTTTCCCTACTGAGACAGTATATGGTTTAGGAGCTGACTCATTTAATAAAAGTGCTGTTAAGAAGATTTATAGCGTTAAGGGAAGACCCCCTGACAATCCTTTAATACTGCATATTAGTGACTTTAAAGAGTTAGAAGTAGTAGCTAAAGACGTGCCTTCATTTGTTTATGAGTTAGCTAATAAGGTGTGGCCAGGACCGGTAACTTTCGTTCTAAAAAAGAGTGACTTAGTGTTGCATGAAGTTACTGCGGGACTACCAACTGTTGCTGTCAGGTGTCCGGCACACCCCGTAGCACTCGCACTCATTAAAGGCTTGGGAAACCCTATAGCAGCACCGAGTGCTAACTTATCGGGAAGACCCTCACCCACTACAGCAGATCACGTCATTAAAGACTTGTCAGGGAAAATTGAGATGATATTAGAAGGCGGCGACACTTTCTTCGGTGTTGAGTCAACAATCATTAACTTAACTACCGACCCGCCAGTCTTGCTGAGACCAGGCCCTGTAGGTGTTGAAGAGTTAGAGAAACTAACTAATCTTAAAATATTAATCCCGGCATTCGCTAAGGGAACTGAAGAAGCTGGGATAGCTTTAAGTCCTGGAACAAAGTACAGGCATTACTCTCCCCAAACTACGTTAGTCTTGGTTGAGGCAGGCCAGTGTCTCACTCTAGCGGCTTACCTTAAGTACGTCAAGTCACTAATTAACGAGTATCTGCAGAAACGCCTCAAAGTTGCAATCATATGTAGCAAGGAAACTTGCTCAGATTACGGAGACTTAATAACGCTTGAGATTGGCTCTAGAAACAACCTCTACGAAGTAGCTAAGAATCTCTTCAAGAAACTTAGAGAACTTGATGAACTAAGAGTTGATGTAGCTATCTCAGAAAGCTTTAAAGAGCAGGGTATAGGCCTAGCTATAATGAACAGGTTGAGGAAAGCCTCAAGTAAGGTAGTAGCATGCGTTCTAACACGTTAGCGACCACGCCCGCTTGAAGGTGAGAGAACCCTTACAAGTACTCGGGGAATGTCTCTAGCAACATCCCCTCAATAACTATTGGCTTAAGAACCTCGACTAGCCTAAGAGCTTCGTCTAACAAGCTCTCAGAATTGCTGTAGATTTCCAGTAGAGTCTGCCCCTCCTTAACTTTATGTCCTCTTTTCACGTAGAGTCTTAAACCAGCCCCCTTATCGAGAGGGGCTCCAGCAACCATCGCTATACGAGATAAAGCATTATTGTAGACTCCGGTGACGTACCCATCTATGGGTGCCTTAACTTCGGCCTTATACCTACCTACAGGTATATCATCAGGTCTCACGTGAGGGTTGCCTCCCATAACTTCAACGATCTTTAAGAAAGTCTGGAGAGCTCTGCCCGACTCAAGTATGTTGAGAGCGACCTTACGTCCACCCCCTCTAGGAGCCACGCCAGCGACCTCGAGCACGAGCCCAGCCAGCGCAGTAGCTTTTTCTCTAACAGACATAGGTCCACTGCCCATAAGTGTTTCTAGAGCCTCAAGAGCTTCTAGAGCTGGTCCTACCGTATACCCTATTGGTTGCCCGCCATACGTTATAGCACATCTCACGCCGAGCTTTAACTTACTACCTACCTGGACAAAAAGTGATGAGAGATTTCTTGCCTCCTCAATATTCTCTACCTTTGCTTCCCTACCTGTAGGGATGTCTATAACTAAATTACTTATAGACATGCTTAACTTCTTAGAGAGTATAGAAGCTACCATCTGTGACGTAGGGTCTAGTTTTAACTGATGCTCCACACGTATTAGAATATCGTCTGCCGGCGCTAGATTGAGTGTACCTCCCCAAATAATAAATCCCTTAACCTTCTTCGCCAACTCAAGAACTTCTTCCTCAGTAAATGACACCGGAGCTAGAACCTCCATAGTGTCAGCAGTTCCCGCAGGCGACGTTATCGCTCTGGAGGACGTCTTCGGAATAAAGACTCCTGCCGCGGCGATTATCGGGACAGCAACTAGAGAGACTTTAGAATTTCCTGGAACCCCACCGATAGAATGAATATCGTAAGCAGGCTCATCAAACTTCAGGATATTGCCTGTATCAACCATCGCCTTAGTCAGCGACACTATCTCATCGACGTCCATCCCCACACTCGTCTGAGCTGCTATGAAAGTAGCTATCTCAGCCTCCCCTAAAACACCGGAAGTTATGTCTCTTATTATAGAGCGTATCTCGTCCTCACTCAATTTAAAGCCCTTTAACTTCTTCTTAATATAGTCTACTGAGGAAGTCGTAGAGTACACACTCAACTCAACTTTCTCCGGGTTATTTAAGGCGCTCGAGACGCTTCTACTTAGCAAGACTTCATCTCCTTCCTCGCCAGATACTAGAACCCAGGCAGTAACAAACCTGGAATCACTCGCTACTCTAACTCTTGAGCCCCCTCTCAACCCGTTAGCTAAGGCAATGTTCTTAGGAGCTAGAACTACTCTTAAATCCCCTGTGTCTACGTCAAGAACTCTAGCCTTGAAGATAGGCATTAGTTACACCAGCATATCTTATACGGTAATGCGAGTATTTAAGGTTTTAACTAGCGACTTCATCTCTTAAGCGTGCTTAAGACCTCGAGTGATTTCCCGCGTCTGCGAGTTAGGTTGTTTAGAGGTGTAGAAACAAGAAGAAAACATGGAAGTGAGTGACTTAAGTGCAGTGTTGACTAGCAAGTTAAGTGGATAAGGAGAAGTACTCTTCTCCCCTTACTTACCTCCTCATTATACTTGCGTACTGCCTGCCTAGACTTTAGCACATGCACCTCAGCACCAGACTTCTTAAACGCCTCAATAACCTCATTGTCTACCCTCATAACACCATCGTAACCAGTCCCTATGATGACTACATCTACCTTTACGCTGAGGAAGTCTCTAACGTCTACTAACTGAAGTCTGTGCCCCTCAACACGCCACCAATCACTAAGTATCCCTTCAGGGTGAATCACTATATCGTGGTTATACTCACGCCCCCCAACAACTATCTCGCCGAAGTCGTAGTGTTCTATTAAGGGTTGCTTAACTATCTTAGACCACCTTAAATTAATTAAGGTTACAAGACTAATATTTGGATGATGCGTCAAAACCTGCTCAGGACCCTGATAAGTTCTTCAGGTAGTAGAACGTGTCCCTTAATCATGAGGTCTCTAGTTATTTGTGTCGTGTATGTAGGTAGCAAAGAATTCTTCTTCAGGAGTTCTACATCACTAAGTATCTCTCTAGTCTCCCCGTCAGCTACTATCCTGCCTGAGTTCATTAAAATTACTCTCTCAGAGTATCTAGCGAGTATCTCCACATCATGCGTTATCAGAATCACAGTGCTTCCACTCTCTCTCAATTTCCTCAAGAATTCAGCAAACTTTATGGAGTGATGCCAGTCTTGCCCAGTAGTTGGCTCGTCTACGATGAAGTTCTTAGTACCAGCTAATAAGTAAGAAGCTAGCAAGACCCTCAGCTTAATGTGTCTAGGCAGCCCAAGAACCGGCTTGTCAAGAACTTCATTACTTATCTCTAACTGACTTAAGATTTCTTCAAGTCTATCATTAATTAAGTCGCTACGCACGCCGAGCATCTTAGGAGTGAACAAAATCTCTTCTAATACATTCACGTTAAGTAACTGTGTGTTAATGTCTTGAGAAATATACCCTATATTCCTTATCAAGTCTTTCCTCTTGTAACTCCTAATATCCTTCCCTTTAACTAGGATGAGACCTGAAGCAGGTTTGAGGAGTCCTGCTAAGCACTTAGCTAGAGTAGTCTTGCCAGAGCCGTTATTCCCTAAGACCCCAACAAACTCTCCTTCCTTAATCTCTAGACTAACAGAGTCTAAAGCCCTCGTACCATCCGGGTACTCGTAAACAAGATCTACTGTCTTAATAAGGTACATCACCGCACACCCCTAAGCAACTGAATTAAGTGTGTCTTTAGCAACTCACTACTTATGTTCTCGTTCCTCAGAGAGTACCTCAGAACCAAGTACTTCCAGACCCTCACTATCTCAGGGACTCTAACGTAGCTTTCAAAGTCTTTAGGTAACTTCATGAAGAAATTAGATGGGTCATCAACTAAAGCTAGCGTGCCGTCAAGCATTAAAGCTATTCTAGAGAGATACTGCATAAAGACGTCTACTCTATGCTCTATGATAACTATTGATGCTTGTTGATTAAGTCTGAGCGACTCTATAGACTTCACTACTTCCTCGGCTCCCGCCCAGTCAAGATTAGACAGCGGCTCATCAAGTATCAAGAGTTTAGGTTTAGTTGCTATAGCTGTCGCTATAGCAACTCTCTGCTTCTGACCACTGCTTAACTCGTAAGGCGACTTATCTAAGATAGACTCACTTAAACCAACCTGTCTTATAGCCCACGAGACTCTCTCACTCACTTCCTCAGAACTCGCGCCTAAGAGTCTCAGGCGGAGCGCTATCTCATCCTCGACCCGTGTAGTAAGAAACTGCATCTCAGGGTCTGAAGAAACAAACCCTATATCACGTAGTACCTGTGAAGACTTAAGACTAGCTACTTCTTTACCTAAGATAGACACACGCCCTTTAAGCATTCCCCTGTAACTCCAAGGTATTAACCCGCACATGATTCTCGCCAAAGTAGTCTTGCCAGCGCCTGTAGGTCCCGTAATAAGCAAAAATTCTTTCTCTCTAATACACAAGTTAACGTTTTTTAAGACCCACCCACTAGAGTTTTCATAAGCCCACCACAAGTTTTTAAGGTCTACTACACAGGACATCCTGAAAACACCGAGTAACTAACAAGTATCTCGTAAACCGGGGAGTTTAGCGGGCTTAACACCCCAGTAAGCGAGAAGTATGTGATTAAAAACGTTGCTGAGGCTACCAGGAAAAGCACTAGTAAATCAATAAAGCTAAAACTAAGTCTGCTTAGCGAGCTCCTCTCCTTCTCAGCTAGGTTAAACCCCCTCAATTCAAGAACGTCACTAACTTCATCAATCTTAACTAAGGTTATTGAGAAGAGCGGTAGGAGCCTATGAAAGAATAAATGAATGCTCTCAAAGATATTACCTCTAGAAACTTCCAGACCTCTTGAGAGCTCGCCTAACTTAATCTCCTCGAGCTTTACTTGGAGGTAATACATAAACTTAAACACGAGTCCAGCAACTAGAGCAGCTTTCAAGCTTAAGCCTAAGCTACTTAAGCCATTAACAACGTCTCTCACAGTAATTAGGGAGAGAGCCAGAATGACTGTGAGGACTGTAGCTAAAATCTTAGAGTAAATAGTCAGACCTATCACCAGGTTCTCAGCATAGAGTCTTAAGAAACCCACGCAGGCTAGCGGATTACGCCCTAAGCTACTGCCGGCTAAGAAGTAGCTGAGAACTATAATTAGGAGAAAACCTAGCAAAATCCTCAAGTATACGGCTACTGTACTCAACCTAATCTTCAAAACCTTAAAGAGAACTAGGACTGTAGAGGCTACTAGTAAGTTAACTTCAAGAAGGTTCCCTAACAAGGTATAGAGAGCTGCGAACAACAACAGCGAGAACTTAGTCAAGGGATTTAATCTAAGCAGAACTGACGTCGCGTCTAAGTAACCTACTATAGTTCTTACCCTATACGCTCTTGCCTCACCCTTCACCACGATTAAGCCAGCCACCTCTTACAGAAAGCTCTGTGAGAGGTAATGACTGGAGTAAGTCCCTTAAGTAGAGGCACACCCACAGCCAGGATAGGCACTACATTACCTACGAACCACGAGGACATAACCAAGAAATACAGGTCTCCAGATATGAAACCCCAAGCACTCATGGCTGAAGCACCTAAGTATGCTCCGAGCGCGTTATTCAAGACAACACAAGATAATGTAAAATGTGCCCAGTCACTAAGCTTCTTAAGTGCTGGGTCAACCTTGAGGAACCTAAAATAGGCTGCCGGTATAAGTGACTGAGCTAGATTCGCTGGAAGTAGAGATAAGCTGATAGATATCGGGATACCCCCTACTAAGTCTCCTACGATGGGGAAGAAAACACTAGCTAAGACTCCCCACAAGCCAAACCAGATACTCCCAACAACTTGAACTACTACTGCTAAGTAAAACCAGGAAACCCCATAACCGACCTGAAGAAAACTGCTCAAAGTAGCTGATAAGGCGCCTAAAGCAGTCAGAAACACGAAGATAACTACGTGTACTACGCCCCACGACCTAACTTCCCCTTCTCTCAGGTCCCACACGCCCATCCGAGTATCGCCATATTGAAGACTAAAGAAGACAGCTTTTAAGCAAAACGACTCGCCAAGACCACAAAGACTTTATCACATAACCATCTTCTTCAGCGTTTCGTATGTTCTCTGGTAAGTCTCTAGCATGTCTTTAGTCAATGAAGGCTTGATAGACTTCATAGCCTGAAGGAAGTACTTCATGCTTATAGGTCTAGGCTCGAATTTCTCACGTAATGCCAGCATAACGGCCTCCCTAACCAAAGCTTCTAGGTCTGCTCCAGAGTAGCCTTCAGTCATGTCAGCTAGCTTCTCTAAGTCCACGTCCTCTGCTAGAGGAACTTTCCTAACGTGGACTCTAAGTATTTGTAACCTGCTTCTTCTGTCTGGCGGCGGCACGAAAATTATCCTGTCAAACCTTCCGGGCCTTAATAGTGCAGGGTCTAACATGTCGGCGCGGTTAGTTGCAGCTATCACTACAACATTCTTTAACGTCTGTATTCCATCCATCTCAGCAAGCAATTGATTAACAATCCTGTCAGTGACTCCGGCGTCTGTTCTGAAACCTCTTGCAGGCGCTATTGAGTCTATTTCGTCGAAGAATATTATTGCTGGTGCTACT
This region includes:
- a CDS encoding nicotinate phosphoribosyltransferase, with translation MRFYIASEEDILNGKITDIYFVRTKKILKAKGLENVRVRMEVHVLDLPKGHEWAVYAGLEEALYLLKGKPLNVYSLPEGTLIREYTPVMIVEGNYYDMCELETPLLGILRHYTSVATKAARFKRLAPQKTFLYFGLRSAHPAIHPMLDRAAYIGGMDGVSGAFNMETLGVRPSGTMPHALILVFDDEESAWRAFDEVVEPDVPRIALIDTYHDERFATLEAIKSLGDKLFGVRIDTPRSRRGDIRAIVEEIRWTLKLIGKEHVKIYVSGGLNEKTIKELKELVDGFGVGTSITFPPSIDLSMDIVEKYRDGVWVPHTKKGKWPGAKKVWRCGTLDYEITPFDKEPQRCREELMMMWLREGKLVRELPNPSEIRSYVLKQLEVAPEPEVDEPR
- a CDS encoding ABC transporter ATP-binding protein, producing MYLIKTVDLVYEYPDGTRALDSVSLEIKEGEFVGVLGNNGSGKTTLAKCLAGLLKPASGLILVKGKDIRSYKRKDLIRNIGYISQDINTQLLNVNVLEEILFTPKMLGVRSDLINDRLEEILSQLEISNEVLDKPVLGLPRHIKLRVLLASYLLAGTKNFIVDEPTTGQDWHHSIKFAEFLRKLRESGSTVILITHDVEILARYSERVILMNSGRIVADGETREILSDVELLKKNSLLPTYTTQITRDLMIKGHVLLPEELIRVLSRF
- a CDS encoding Mth938-like domain-containing protein yields the protein MTHHPNISLVTLINLRWSKIVKQPLIEHYDFGEIVVGGREYNHDIVIHPEGILSDWWRVEGHRLQLVDVRDFLSVKVDVVIIGTGYDGVMRVDNEVIEAFKKSGAEVHVLKSRQAVRKYNEEVSKGRRVLLLIHLTC
- a CDS encoding AMP phosphorylase yields the protein MPIFKARVLDVDTGDLRVVLAPKNIALANGLRGGSRVRVASDSRFVTAWVLVSGEEGDEVLLSRSVSSALNNPEKVELSVYSTTSSVDYIKKKLKGFKLSEDEIRSIIRDITSGVLGEAEIATFIAAQTSVGMDVDEIVSLTKAMVDTGNILKFDEPAYDIHSIGGVPGNSKVSLVAVPIIAAAGVFIPKTSSRAITSPAGTADTMEVLAPVSFTEEEVLELAKKVKGFIIWGGTLNLAPADDILIRVEHQLKLDPTSQMVASILSKKLSMSISNLVIDIPTGREAKVENIEEARNLSSLFVQVGSKLKLGVRCAITYGGQPIGYTVGPALEALEALETLMGSGPMSVREKATALAGLVLEVAGVAPRGGGRKVALNILESGRALQTFLKIVEVMGGNPHVRPDDIPVGRYKAEVKAPIDGYVTGVYNNALSRIAMVAGAPLDKGAGLRLYVKRGHKVKEGQTLLEIYSNSESLLDEALRLVEVLKPIVIEGMLLETFPEYL
- a CDS encoding CoA-binding protein translates to MSVLETLFKPGSIAVVGASRQPGKIGYEILRNIKEYGYGGKVYPVNPQAKEILGFKVYPSISSIPDSIDMVVVSVPAHMVPDVIEEAGKKGAKVAVVISSGFKEVGRHDLEEEVVSKARKYGMRVLGPNIFGVVYTPARINASFGPKDVIPGHIAFLTQSGALGIALMGMTIVERIGVSAIVSIGNKADIDDADLLEYLIKDEATKVILIYLEGVKDGKRFIEVARRVSLSKPIIVIKAGKTEVGAKAVASHTGSLAGNVLIYSTVFKQTGILEARSVEEAFDWARTFSYSPEYKGGELVVVTNGGGAGVIVTDTLSVNGVQLSPPPETLVNVLKPKLPGFASLGNPIDVTGMISNEGYVDAVMSSLLDDKVGVVLAVYCQTAVTDPTIIAGELIKRVKELGGLPKPLITSFIGGEEVYWAIQKLNNAGIPSYPMPERAASSVAALINYYKTRERLLRNA
- a CDS encoding Lrp/AsnC family transcriptional regulator — its product is MRENSTNKKDVIILRELSTNARIPITKIAKVLSISDVAVKRRLVKLEENGIIKKYTYISNNKKLGYDIIALVGLNTLPDKILDVIKLIKDRDDVTFVALSSGDHNLLVEIWAKNSEELTKVVEDLRRIPGVVAVYPAIILDVIKEREPIPQRFLKEALEGSV
- a CDS encoding radical SAM protein, which gives rise to MKLGGKNFMGVEERLYDPLELSKSVESLVTRASKGVVERKYFRFRGGRWYGGIASADVIGCNLRCRFCWAWYFRDRHDLGFFLSPEEVFKRLNEIAFKRGYKYLRLTGGEPTIAREHLLEILKLSETSGFVFIVETNGILLGADPTYAKELSRFSNIYVRVSFKGTNPQEFTKLTGATPRGFELQVQALRNLLNYGLVPGRDFGVAAMVGFSPDENIARFVTTLSSIDDRLATDVDWEYVLTYPHVMKLLSRYNLKPIRTYRPEDVSE
- a CDS encoding L-threonylcarbamoyladenylate synthase yields the protein MLKVDPINPDKEVISEAVEVLREGGLVAFPTETVYGLGADSFNKSAVKKIYSVKGRPPDNPLILHISDFKELEVVAKDVPSFVYELANKVWPGPVTFVLKKSDLVLHEVTAGLPTVAVRCPAHPVALALIKGLGNPIAAPSANLSGRPSPTTADHVIKDLSGKIEMILEGGDTFFGVESTIINLTTDPPVLLRPGPVGVEELEKLTNLKILIPAFAKGTEEAGIALSPGTKYRHYSPQTTLVLVEAGQCLTLAAYLKYVKSLINEYLQKRLKVAIICSKETCSDYGDLITLEIGSRNNLYEVAKNLFKKLRELDELRVDVAISESFKEQGIGLAIMNRLRKASSKVVACVLTR
- a CDS encoding MBL fold metallo-hydrolase, translated to MATFLETTDATIFIDPAVSIAPVRYGLPPHEVELRRLNEVATKITSRAYESEIIVVTHYHYDHHDLGDLVPVDIYKNKIVLIKDPKKHINVSQRIRAAKFLKRISGLTKEVKIADSSTYVYGNTIVKVSHPTPHGPTPKLGYVIQVLVRDSDKKVLFTSDVEGPVNEDAVNFMIDNPADLVIVDGPPTYLFGVKKEVSDPEIALRELIKYLSLSMPEYLVIDHHLLRDLNYTKFYESLKPYLGKTKLVTAAEFMGREPELLEARRKELYGG
- the rpl12p gene encoding 50S ribosomal protein P1, with the translated sequence MEYVYASLLLHTAGKEVNEENLRRVLEAAGIRADDVRVKMLVAALKEINIDEVLKQASMAPAVPVTPVTVQAAAPAPQQAQPTPAKAEEEEKKEVSEEEIAEGISSLFG